The following proteins come from a genomic window of Panulirus ornatus isolate Po-2019 chromosome 21, ASM3632096v1, whole genome shotgun sequence:
- the CtBP gene encoding C-terminal-binding protein isoform X1, with the protein MHSFTASYTKGCMDKPPGLVGADRQFPGPQSVPAAMLASNKRPRIDNIRPPIPNGPGMHARPLVALLDGRDCAIEMPILKDVATVAFCDAQSTSEIHEKVLNEAVGALMWHTITLTKEDLEKFKALKVIVRIGSGIDNVDVKAAGELSIAVCNVPGYGVEEVADTTMCLILNLYRRTYWLANMVREGKKFTGPEQVWEVREAAQGCARIRDDTLGIVGLGRIGLAVAVRAKAFGFNVTFYDPYLPDGIEKSLGITRVYTLQDLLYRSDCVSLHCSLNEHNNHLINDFTIKQMRPGAFLVNTARGSLVDENALASALKEGRIRAAALDVHENEPYNPFNGPLKDSPNLICTPHAAYYSDASSNELREMAASEIRRAIIGRIPEALRNCVNKEYFISNYSEGGVNGTAPYYVPVHSTTHDSISSGPPPTSHVAAGIPPPPHLPPNAPVSGRASPQTGPPGPPGPRESTSP; encoded by the exons ATGCATTCG TTTACAGCGTCCTACACAAAGGGGTGCATGGACAAGCCCCCAGGGTTAGTTGGGGCTGACCGTCAGTTCCCAGGACCACAATCAGTTCCTGCAGCTATGTTAGCCAGCAACAAACGACCACGGATCGATAATATCCGGCCCCCAATCCCCAATGGTCCAGGCATGCATGCGCGACCCCTGGTAGCCTTGCTTGATGGGCGAGATTGTGCCATAGAAATGCCCATTTTGAAGGATGTGGCCACTGTAGCATTTTGTGATGCACAGTCCACCTCGGAGATTCACGAAAAA GTACTAAATGAGGCTGTTGGAGCTCTCATGTGGCATACAATCACACTAACTAAGGAGGATCTTGAAAAATTCAAGGCACTCAAAGTTATTGTTAGAATCGGCAGTGGCATTGACAATGTTGATGTTAAG GCTGCAGGAGAGTTGAGCATTGCTGTATGCAACGTCCCAGGTTATGGCGTGGAAGAGGTTGCAGACACCACCATGTGCCTGATTCTAAACCTTTATCGTCGCACATACTGGTTGGCCAACATGGTTCGCGAGGGAAAGAAATTTACGGGTCCcgagcaggtgtgggag GTCCGCGAGGCAGCGCAGGGATGTGCTCGAATACGTGATGACACACTTGGTATTGTTGGTCTCG GTCGTATTGGACTGGCAGTGGCAGTAAGAGCGAAAGCTTTTGGGTTCAACGTTACTTTCTATGATCCTTACCTACCAGATGGTATAGAAAAGAGCCTTGGCATAACTAGAGTGTATACGTTACAG GATCTGTTGTACCGAAGTGATTGTGTGTCCCTGCATTGTTCCCTCAATGAGCACAATAACCACCTCATAAATGACTTCACCATCAAACAG ATGCGGCCAGGGGCATTCTTGGTCAATACAGCCCGTGGATCTCTGGTGGATGAAAATGCACTTGCCTCTGcactgaaggaaggaagaatcaGAGCTGCAGCTCTTGATGTCCATGAGAATGAACCATACAATCCATTCAATG GACCCCTGAAAGATTCCCCAAATTTGATTTGTACACCCCATGCAGCATATTATTCTGATGCCTCAAGTAATGAATTACGGGAGATGGCTGCCAGTGAAATTCGTCGTGCAATAATAGGTCGCATCCCTGAAGCTTTACGCAATTGCGTCAACAAAGAGTACTTCATAAGTAACTACAGTGAAGGTGGTGTTAACGGCACTGCACCATATTATGTGCCAGTTCATTCTACAACACACGACTCCATATCCAGCGGGCCTCCACCTACAAGCCACGTTGCAGCAGgcataccacctccacctcacttgCCTCCAAATGCCCCAGTCAGTGGAAGAGCTTCTCCCCAGACTGGACCTCCTGGCCCACCTGGCCCTCGAGAATCCACCTCTCCATAA
- the CtBP gene encoding C-terminal-binding protein isoform X2 — translation MHSFTASYTKGCMDKPPGLVGADRQFPGPQSVPAAMLASNKRPRIDNIRPPIPNGPGMHARPLVALLDGRDCAIEMPILKDVATVAFCDAQSTSEIHEKVLNEAVGALMWHTITLTKEDLEKFKALKVIVRIGSGIDNVDVKAAGELSIAVCNVPGYGVEEVADTTMCLILNLYRRTYWLANMVREGKKFTGPEQVREAAQGCARIRDDTLGIVGLGRIGLAVAVRAKAFGFNVTFYDPYLPDGIEKSLGITRVYTLQDLLYRSDCVSLHCSLNEHNNHLINDFTIKQMRPGAFLVNTARGSLVDENALASALKEGRIRAAALDVHENEPYNPFNGPLKDSPNLICTPHAAYYSDASSNELREMAASEIRRAIIGRIPEALRNCVNKEYFISNYSEGGVNGTAPYYVPVHSTTHDSISSGPPPTSHVAAGIPPPPHLPPNAPVSGRASPQTGPPGPPGPRESTSP, via the exons ATGCATTCG TTTACAGCGTCCTACACAAAGGGGTGCATGGACAAGCCCCCAGGGTTAGTTGGGGCTGACCGTCAGTTCCCAGGACCACAATCAGTTCCTGCAGCTATGTTAGCCAGCAACAAACGACCACGGATCGATAATATCCGGCCCCCAATCCCCAATGGTCCAGGCATGCATGCGCGACCCCTGGTAGCCTTGCTTGATGGGCGAGATTGTGCCATAGAAATGCCCATTTTGAAGGATGTGGCCACTGTAGCATTTTGTGATGCACAGTCCACCTCGGAGATTCACGAAAAA GTACTAAATGAGGCTGTTGGAGCTCTCATGTGGCATACAATCACACTAACTAAGGAGGATCTTGAAAAATTCAAGGCACTCAAAGTTATTGTTAGAATCGGCAGTGGCATTGACAATGTTGATGTTAAG GCTGCAGGAGAGTTGAGCATTGCTGTATGCAACGTCCCAGGTTATGGCGTGGAAGAGGTTGCAGACACCACCATGTGCCTGATTCTAAACCTTTATCGTCGCACATACTGGTTGGCCAACATGGTTCGCGAGGGAAAGAAATTTACGGGTCCcgagcag GTCCGCGAGGCAGCGCAGGGATGTGCTCGAATACGTGATGACACACTTGGTATTGTTGGTCTCG GTCGTATTGGACTGGCAGTGGCAGTAAGAGCGAAAGCTTTTGGGTTCAACGTTACTTTCTATGATCCTTACCTACCAGATGGTATAGAAAAGAGCCTTGGCATAACTAGAGTGTATACGTTACAG GATCTGTTGTACCGAAGTGATTGTGTGTCCCTGCATTGTTCCCTCAATGAGCACAATAACCACCTCATAAATGACTTCACCATCAAACAG ATGCGGCCAGGGGCATTCTTGGTCAATACAGCCCGTGGATCTCTGGTGGATGAAAATGCACTTGCCTCTGcactgaaggaaggaagaatcaGAGCTGCAGCTCTTGATGTCCATGAGAATGAACCATACAATCCATTCAATG GACCCCTGAAAGATTCCCCAAATTTGATTTGTACACCCCATGCAGCATATTATTCTGATGCCTCAAGTAATGAATTACGGGAGATGGCTGCCAGTGAAATTCGTCGTGCAATAATAGGTCGCATCCCTGAAGCTTTACGCAATTGCGTCAACAAAGAGTACTTCATAAGTAACTACAGTGAAGGTGGTGTTAACGGCACTGCACCATATTATGTGCCAGTTCATTCTACAACACACGACTCCATATCCAGCGGGCCTCCACCTACAAGCCACGTTGCAGCAGgcataccacctccacctcacttgCCTCCAAATGCCCCAGTCAGTGGAAGAGCTTCTCCCCAGACTGGACCTCCTGGCCCACCTGGCCCTCGAGAATCCACCTCTCCATAA
- the CtBP gene encoding C-terminal-binding protein isoform X4: MDKPPGLVGADRQFPGPQSVPAAMLASNKRPRIDNIRPPIPNGPGMHARPLVALLDGRDCAIEMPILKDVATVAFCDAQSTSEIHEKVLNEAVGALMWHTITLTKEDLEKFKALKVIVRIGSGIDNVDVKAAGELSIAVCNVPGYGVEEVADTTMCLILNLYRRTYWLANMVREGKKFTGPEQVREAAQGCARIRDDTLGIVGLGRIGLAVAVRAKAFGFNVTFYDPYLPDGIEKSLGITRVYTLQDLLYRSDCVSLHCSLNEHNNHLINDFTIKQMRPGAFLVNTARGSLVDENALASALKEGRIRAAALDVHENEPYNPFNGPLKDSPNLICTPHAAYYSDASSNELREMAASEIRRAIIGRIPEALRNCVNKEYFISNYSEGGVNGTAPYYVPVHSTTHDSISSGPPPTSHVAAGIPPPPHLPPNAPVSGRASPQTGPPGPPGPRESTSP; this comes from the exons ATGGACAAGCCCCCAGGGTTAGTTGGGGCTGACCGTCAGTTCCCAGGACCACAATCAGTTCCTGCAGCTATGTTAGCCAGCAACAAACGACCACGGATCGATAATATCCGGCCCCCAATCCCCAATGGTCCAGGCATGCATGCGCGACCCCTGGTAGCCTTGCTTGATGGGCGAGATTGTGCCATAGAAATGCCCATTTTGAAGGATGTGGCCACTGTAGCATTTTGTGATGCACAGTCCACCTCGGAGATTCACGAAAAA GTACTAAATGAGGCTGTTGGAGCTCTCATGTGGCATACAATCACACTAACTAAGGAGGATCTTGAAAAATTCAAGGCACTCAAAGTTATTGTTAGAATCGGCAGTGGCATTGACAATGTTGATGTTAAG GCTGCAGGAGAGTTGAGCATTGCTGTATGCAACGTCCCAGGTTATGGCGTGGAAGAGGTTGCAGACACCACCATGTGCCTGATTCTAAACCTTTATCGTCGCACATACTGGTTGGCCAACATGGTTCGCGAGGGAAAGAAATTTACGGGTCCcgagcag GTCCGCGAGGCAGCGCAGGGATGTGCTCGAATACGTGATGACACACTTGGTATTGTTGGTCTCG GTCGTATTGGACTGGCAGTGGCAGTAAGAGCGAAAGCTTTTGGGTTCAACGTTACTTTCTATGATCCTTACCTACCAGATGGTATAGAAAAGAGCCTTGGCATAACTAGAGTGTATACGTTACAG GATCTGTTGTACCGAAGTGATTGTGTGTCCCTGCATTGTTCCCTCAATGAGCACAATAACCACCTCATAAATGACTTCACCATCAAACAG ATGCGGCCAGGGGCATTCTTGGTCAATACAGCCCGTGGATCTCTGGTGGATGAAAATGCACTTGCCTCTGcactgaaggaaggaagaatcaGAGCTGCAGCTCTTGATGTCCATGAGAATGAACCATACAATCCATTCAATG GACCCCTGAAAGATTCCCCAAATTTGATTTGTACACCCCATGCAGCATATTATTCTGATGCCTCAAGTAATGAATTACGGGAGATGGCTGCCAGTGAAATTCGTCGTGCAATAATAGGTCGCATCCCTGAAGCTTTACGCAATTGCGTCAACAAAGAGTACTTCATAAGTAACTACAGTGAAGGTGGTGTTAACGGCACTGCACCATATTATGTGCCAGTTCATTCTACAACACACGACTCCATATCCAGCGGGCCTCCACCTACAAGCCACGTTGCAGCAGgcataccacctccacctcacttgCCTCCAAATGCCCCAGTCAGTGGAAGAGCTTCTCCCCAGACTGGACCTCCTGGCCCACCTGGCCCTCGAGAATCCACCTCTCCATAA
- the CtBP gene encoding C-terminal-binding protein isoform X3: MDKPPGLVGADRQFPGPQSVPAAMLASNKRPRIDNIRPPIPNGPGMHARPLVALLDGRDCAIEMPILKDVATVAFCDAQSTSEIHEKVLNEAVGALMWHTITLTKEDLEKFKALKVIVRIGSGIDNVDVKAAGELSIAVCNVPGYGVEEVADTTMCLILNLYRRTYWLANMVREGKKFTGPEQVWEVREAAQGCARIRDDTLGIVGLGRIGLAVAVRAKAFGFNVTFYDPYLPDGIEKSLGITRVYTLQDLLYRSDCVSLHCSLNEHNNHLINDFTIKQMRPGAFLVNTARGSLVDENALASALKEGRIRAAALDVHENEPYNPFNGPLKDSPNLICTPHAAYYSDASSNELREMAASEIRRAIIGRIPEALRNCVNKEYFISNYSEGGVNGTAPYYVPVHSTTHDSISSGPPPTSHVAAGIPPPPHLPPNAPVSGRASPQTGPPGPPGPRESTSP, encoded by the exons ATGGACAAGCCCCCAGGGTTAGTTGGGGCTGACCGTCAGTTCCCAGGACCACAATCAGTTCCTGCAGCTATGTTAGCCAGCAACAAACGACCACGGATCGATAATATCCGGCCCCCAATCCCCAATGGTCCAGGCATGCATGCGCGACCCCTGGTAGCCTTGCTTGATGGGCGAGATTGTGCCATAGAAATGCCCATTTTGAAGGATGTGGCCACTGTAGCATTTTGTGATGCACAGTCCACCTCGGAGATTCACGAAAAA GTACTAAATGAGGCTGTTGGAGCTCTCATGTGGCATACAATCACACTAACTAAGGAGGATCTTGAAAAATTCAAGGCACTCAAAGTTATTGTTAGAATCGGCAGTGGCATTGACAATGTTGATGTTAAG GCTGCAGGAGAGTTGAGCATTGCTGTATGCAACGTCCCAGGTTATGGCGTGGAAGAGGTTGCAGACACCACCATGTGCCTGATTCTAAACCTTTATCGTCGCACATACTGGTTGGCCAACATGGTTCGCGAGGGAAAGAAATTTACGGGTCCcgagcaggtgtgggag GTCCGCGAGGCAGCGCAGGGATGTGCTCGAATACGTGATGACACACTTGGTATTGTTGGTCTCG GTCGTATTGGACTGGCAGTGGCAGTAAGAGCGAAAGCTTTTGGGTTCAACGTTACTTTCTATGATCCTTACCTACCAGATGGTATAGAAAAGAGCCTTGGCATAACTAGAGTGTATACGTTACAG GATCTGTTGTACCGAAGTGATTGTGTGTCCCTGCATTGTTCCCTCAATGAGCACAATAACCACCTCATAAATGACTTCACCATCAAACAG ATGCGGCCAGGGGCATTCTTGGTCAATACAGCCCGTGGATCTCTGGTGGATGAAAATGCACTTGCCTCTGcactgaaggaaggaagaatcaGAGCTGCAGCTCTTGATGTCCATGAGAATGAACCATACAATCCATTCAATG GACCCCTGAAAGATTCCCCAAATTTGATTTGTACACCCCATGCAGCATATTATTCTGATGCCTCAAGTAATGAATTACGGGAGATGGCTGCCAGTGAAATTCGTCGTGCAATAATAGGTCGCATCCCTGAAGCTTTACGCAATTGCGTCAACAAAGAGTACTTCATAAGTAACTACAGTGAAGGTGGTGTTAACGGCACTGCACCATATTATGTGCCAGTTCATTCTACAACACACGACTCCATATCCAGCGGGCCTCCACCTACAAGCCACGTTGCAGCAGgcataccacctccacctcacttgCCTCCAAATGCCCCAGTCAGTGGAAGAGCTTCTCCCCAGACTGGACCTCCTGGCCCACCTGGCCCTCGAGAATCCACCTCTCCATAA